The genomic stretch TCTTGCGTCTGCAAGTTGTGCCGTGTTTTGGCGAGAGGGTGTTTTTCTTGCCCGTAACGGCTCCAATCGCTGGGTTGGGGAGGTCGCATCTTGACGCTTGTTGATGGGTCTTGAGTAtggagttcttcttgttgaggAAGCTCCCATAGAAGAGGGAGTGTCGGTAGTTTTATGTGTTTGGACGGTAAAAGGCGTGCTGGGGGGAGTTATGGTGTTTGCTTCTGTCTGGATCGACGTTGTGGTCTGGATCACGATGTCCTCGgaatcaagatcttgagtTGTCTTCGTCTTTGTAGCCGGTGTTTGGCTTTGTGTCTGGCGTTGGCGAGGGGTTGTTGGTGTACTTGTTGGCTGACGCGAAAAGGCCGTGGTGCTGGTCGGGTCCGTAGTTGAGCTGGGCGGTTCTTCCATAGGCAAGTTCATGAATGAATTTGATCCATGGTTTACAATTGTTTGTTGGATTTTCTGGGGTTTTACGCCCTTGGTGACTTCGGTGAAGGCCCCTGTCCGTACTTTACGAAATTTACTGCCATTGTCTGTAGTACTTTCTCTGGTCAGAGTGTAAGTAGCTACCATTGGTGTACTAGGTGGATAGTACGTGGTGCGGTTTTTGTTCGTTTTGGTGCATTTAAAGGTTGGGTGATCACTTTCGTGACAATAACTGCAGAATTTAAAAGTCGAAATGATCTCGAGACTATAGTTCGGAAGATTTGCATTCTTTCGAGTAGGGACTTTGCCAGAGTCCGTTGCAATGAGGTAGAACAGtttactcttttctttgtctttgtctAAATAGTATGTATTGCGAATGCGCTCTGAATGGGCAACGAGAATCTCATACttgactttttcttccactGAGTAGACGTCTGATGggaattttgaaaaattgagGTTATGGGACGATGTAATTTGCATGGAACCTCTATTGAATAATTCACTGATCGCCATCTCTGGGTTTTTGTGATCTGATGGGTGTTCAAGTCCGACAAGAAACATGTTTGCGAGAGGTTTAGAGGGAATCATGCTCAATTTGAAATAGTAATCGGAAGTTGATCCTTCATAACCTTGTCTTAACAATTTTTTAAGAGACATTAGAAGGCTGGGTCCCTGGGTTGAGGTTTTAGGTCCCTCAATGGGACTGAGGGACATATAGGCAGTGGAGTTGCTGAGTGGTCTGATCATCATCAAGGGAACAATAGCACGAAGGGTGTTTTCCTTTGTCAATTGGGCCATGAgatctctttcttgtatCTCGTTTTCATGTATGGCTCTGAGGTACAGTGGTCTCGCCTCCTTATCCTCACCTGTCGCCTTGGCAAGTAAGTCTAGGAAATTTGTTTTAGCTGCTCTTacttgtttcaatttggttTCGAGCTGAAGAGCTGTTTCATAAAATTTCTCGGGGAGATGGGAAAAGTGGTC from Scheffersomyces stipitis CBS 6054 chromosome 2, complete sequence encodes the following:
- the SPI1.2 gene encoding repeat protein 2 (hypothetical protein Putative serine proteinase inhibitor (KU family) with thrombospondin repeats~go_funtion heme binding; electron transporter activity~go_process electron transport); translated protein: MADILPKTMDIDAINQSEGPPGDSSHFNASNSALNEPKPPDIGRKRKTDVAPDDSMDLDGESSDAVENGELEPSFVTAGSVMADDSFDDTQEASNALNTLNEGPEMSIMDSFETSVSKNSSHHVIEEEHDPLLAAKGDTVMISPSPTSSSDLSKPTSTSDSVEITNVYIKEKNPKSQKNNLSENEEIKKNQENRKSKKQTSGAPLTDSIWNGQNASLQHHKNNSSIKLLSKDRLIKDLEKLGSGLNKNWEEDKFTDDLTFKKIRRLGFAKNYVTSHSQQEWAGEQGRIDRWNIPQEFLIDSLSLLGEHEYQKRAIELRIDRFEYKDTQLDPSKELSLKEKLAVIEDHFSHLPEKFYETALQLETKLKQVRAAKTNFLDLLAKATGEDKEARPSYLRAIHENEIQERDLMAQLTKENTLRAIVPLMMIRPLSNSTAYMSLSPIEGPKTSTQGPSLLMSLKKLLRQGYEGSTSDYYFKLSMIPSKPLANMFLVGLEHPSDHKNPEMAISELFNRGSMQITSSHNLNFSKFPSDVYSVEEKVKYEILVAHSERIRNTYYLDKDKEKSKSFYLIATDSGKVPTRKNANLPNYSLEIISTFKFCSYCHESDHPTFKCTKTNKNRTTYYPPSTPMVATYTSTRESTTDNGSKFRKVRTGAFTEVTKGVKPQKIQQTIVNHGSNSFMNLPMEEPPSSTTDPTSTTAFSRQPTSTPTTPRQRQTQSQTPATKTKTTQDLDSEDIVIQTTTSIQTEANTITPPSTPFTVQTHKTTDTPSSMGASSTRRTPYSRPINKRQDATSPTQRLEPLRARKTPSRQNTAQLADARSWSERYPQRLRDNPPKTGSVDFSFSQIGSSIDPLKSTNTTPAMISSPIGSSFSITEASQQQLANPIQLRSEVLPSQDTIPDWSTLQDTSTNDTPSQLN